In Aricia agestis chromosome 5, ilAriAges1.1, whole genome shotgun sequence, the genomic stretch ACTGTGTGACCTGACCCATAGGATAAAATTCAGGCAGCACTTGGCACCTGCCGGTTGGATAGCTTAATAActcttaataattattggcCTTGACCTACGCCTTGACATTAGCTACGTCAGTCGGATGCCTTGTGTATACTTACCAAATTCGCACTGGCTTTTCCTGAGCAGTTTTTTATTTGCacctaaataaattataattaagtacctacGTCATTTTTAAGATCAACGCCATTTTTAGGGGCTCCTTTTTATTTTGCTACTGTTACATAAAGTGTTAAATAGAAAACAACAGAAATAATCCTAATGAGTAGGAGTCTAAAAGAAGTCTGGAACAACAGGATATATTTACAGTAAGAGCCAAACCTCACCGGGATGCCATGACGACGTGGCCACCGTCGTTACTATGACTacgtctggcgtctctacgtagccacaaagcggtgtttttcttaaattatatgtAGCTTTAAGAGGAGGAGGTATTAAGATGTAATATGACGAGTAACTCACCTTTCGACCGACTGGCGACGTTACCAAGTAGCCAGCGTAGCCAGAGTCGACCGCTCCACATGCGGCGACTGTTGACGTTGCCAGTTGTTTGCGCGTCTTTGTATGCTCCGTCactcaatcagtcgctgattttaGTGATATCCTCAGATAATTGAAATTTTTttcaaagtattttcttaaatcttcatagaatttaagaaaaacaccgctttgcggcgacgtacagacgccagacgttgccatggtaataACAACGTATGGCTCTAACTCTTTCGCGATCCATATCCAAACAAGCAAGTTCGAGTGCTCCAACAGCTAAATATTGACGGAATAGGGGCACCGGGGATGCACCTTTGCGGCACCGTGCTGCGTGTcgtgtcacggtggcggcgtcgtgtcgTTACACGGTGACGGCGCCGCACCGTATTTAATGTAGATGGGGCCTAATGGGGCAAAGAAGTGAAGAATGAATAGGAATGTATCCGTATACTCGTAGTAGTTAAATAGCAAGAAAACATCGAACCaactttgtgaaaatatttatgtttcaaAACCACCAGTGTTCTTATAGAAACTAGATGATCctctttttttagttttttatttgccATCATAATACATTGACATATTTCTTGGCATAATTTTTCACCATCGTTTTGTTGTATGAAtcttttatgctaagtactcacatacggctCTTGCGGAAGACCGGCGCTGAATATGCCTCTGGGTGTACCAACACATGCCGAGCATGAGCCAATTTGCGGCTacgtttcattattattattattattgtttgtgtaaggtattccttgctcacgggcaattaaatcccggacctttggaaggcatgcgtggggccgaagccaatacgtagaggcccgttacacagttttaatttaaatgttatgtgaCACTGGCCGGCGACAGTCCCTGTGCGCACTATGGGAGTACGACCAAGGGGAGCCAGcggccagtgtaggactattacagggaatggatattaaaaaatgataccgggctatgggggtgaggtggtagtggactgggtaactgggactatggaaggactatggcgtctgccgatacaacgtggaaacatgtatcataaaattggcagacggtgactcgcctactccggccggccggtgaagccggagatggagaacaggggcttccctgggagcactcgggttcgtggggtcgctaccccccaacagctcgccacaagctgccctgcgggcttattattattatacggtTTTGTTCGATGGTTTTACTCCGAATCagctccgaatcgaaggaaatgataTATTTGACAtacaccgtgtggaccgcaaaactgatagCCTTCAAGctatcagttttgcggtccacacggtggttattgcttgatttggagtaaaactatcgagcaaaaccgtatgtgagtacttagcattagacgaCGAATGAAAAAGAAAccgaggattttttttttatcagccaATCACAGTcaaaatttttaagcaagagcttaaaaatttgcacagattaagggcctgtttcaccacttcctcataggtgccgaataggctatccaccacttaacttgacggatgaagtatggagaatctgtcaaaaaagctgaatagcctattcggcactttatcagaaagtggtaataGTAGGTTTATTAATTAcaagacgttccgcgcggcttcacccacgtaaattagacatttcacagacaaataagtccacaaaaaatagcctatgatccttcacgtggtctacttcttgtctgttatgtgtcaaataacataaaaattgctccagtagttcgtgagataagcagCTTTTTCAAATagtttcccgttttttccacattttcctctatttcttagctcctattagtcttagggtgataaaatatagcctatagccttcctcgataaatgggctatctaacactgaaagaaattttcaaatcggaccagtagtccctgagattagcgcgtttaaacaaacaaacaaactcttccgctttatccTACTAttctatcctactaatattattaaggcgaaagtttgtttggatgtatagatgtatggatgtatggatgtattgatgtatggatgtaatttgcatagtagcatatgctttccgttcttaaaataacgccgaaactcccaaacttgtatctataaagaatcaggagttctctccgTACCtttcgaaccacggtataccagtagcggtagcacggcgaccagcggaaatgcgaaagtatggacaaactgtggaaataaacctaaggtgccgttccgatcttttttcgttccgaaaaatttaattaaaatgccactttatgaccacCAATCaccaattatcgcttgacaaactcgagtctcgatctaaaagactatgaaaagtaccaataacatggtataatatggtagtgatgatgatgatgatgttgacgatgaatgtaatttgcatagtagcatatgctttccgttcttaaaataacgccgaaactcccaaacttgtatctataaagaatcaggagttctctccgTACCtttcgaaccacggtataccaggtatacctcggtgcaaaatcttacttgttggtagcatatgcttagaatacttctcacgaaaccgaagtcaccacgtgtttccctataaattttgaggagttccctcaattacttatggatccttcatcagatcaccacttttgtgagtgtgatgtatggatgtatggatgtatggatgtatggatgtatggatgtatggatatatggatgtatggatgtatggatgtatagatgtattgatgtatggatgtatggatgtatggatgtattgatgtatggatgtatggatgtatggatgtatggatgtatggatgtatggatgtatggatgtattgatgtatggatgtatggatgtatggatgtatggatgtatggatgtatggatgtatggatgtatggatgtatggatgtatggatgtatggatgtatggatgtatggatgtatggatgtatggatgtatagatgtatggatgtatggatgtattgatgtatggatgtatggatgtttgttactctttcacgcaaaaactactgaacggattttaatgaaactttacaataatatagcttatacatcagaataacacataggctacaattttaaccgactttcaaaatggggaaggtgttatgttcgttttcttatgttcaacgattacttcgccgtgtgttaaccgatttttattttttttcttttggtatatagtattaatatagtattatattcacaaaagtggtgatctgatgaaggatccataagtaatcgagggaactcctaaaaatttatagggaaacacgtggtgacttcggtttcgtgagaagtattctaagcatatgctaccaacaagtaagattttgcaccgaggtatacctggttcGAAAGGTAcggagagaactcctgattctttatagatacaagtttgggagtttcggcgttattttaagaacggaaagcatatgctactatgcaaattacattcatcgtcaacatcatcatcatcatcactaccatattataccatgttattggtacttttcatagtcttttagatcgagactcgagtttgtcaagcgataattgaaaaaaatctatacctacctaatattataaacctgaagagtatgtttgcttgaacgcgttaatctcgggaactacaggtccgatttaaaaacttatattttcagtgttagatagctcatttatcgagtaagactataggctaagactaatacgaccgaagaaactcaggaaaatgcgggaaaaacgggggaaatattagaaattacgaactactggagcaatttttatggcaatatttggcacagatatagagtagaccaagtgaagggagtagggacataagagctattttttatgagaaaacgtttccgtaaaattcctaatttacacgggcgaagccgcgcgggacatctagtaggcATAAAGACGTATAGATTAGGTATTAATAATAGGTCGTTTTGTTACAAGGTGACGGCGCTGCACCATGTTTGATGAAGACGCGgccttagagccagtccacacggcgcattGCGTCAGCTctgcgttattacgaagcagtcacgtcaacaccccctctcGCTTCCTCTCTGTTGTCCGTCATATTGTGTGCGTtacgacgacgcagcgcgccgcgGCCGTATGAACCTTAAGGCCTTGGTTATATTGTAAAACAACGCAaaggcagcgctgcgtcgacgcaacgctgacgcaacgcgccgtgtagaCTGGCTCTTGTTCATTAGGAATGAAACTCCAATAgtattcatatatttttatattcattaattactaaaTTAAAACTTGTTGATGACCTTTAACCTAGACCCAATCttgttttagtaaaaaaacattttgatataAAACAGCAGCATGCATCCAGAAAGGCAGTCGCTTGTTCTGTGTGCTAGCAAACCACATCACAATGAAATCGGTAGGTCTACCAAACATTTTAAGTCCTGAAGTCAAAGATGTGGGTTACTTCAAACTGAGTTAGCCTGCTTAGAGCAATTGCTATGACATCGGCAAGGAATACTTTCTGACTGatatgattagtgattacttcTAATTATTGTTTTCTTATCAAACAGTTCATCGTATTGGCTGTCCTCGTCGCCGCCGCCCTGGCCGGCCCCGTCAACCCCAATGGTGAAGCCGTCATCCTCCGCTACGATGCCGACAACAACGCTGCTGAAGGTGGCTACCAATACTTGTAAGTTCACAAGATTTCTAACTATAAACAAGTAGTGCGACGTTCCTATTATCACAAAGTTCAGGTATCAGGTAGCATTTTGGTCTGAACTTTACTCTGAGTTTTTTCACTGATTTCCCttttctttaaattaaaaaaggaaGAGTTTCTTGTAAGCAAATACTAAGTtgtaattttttaacattttctaaaTCAATGCCGAATAAATTTCAGGTACGAGACCTCCAATGGTATCCTCGCCCACGAGGAGGCCAGGAGCGTAGACATCGGCACTGAAGTGCAATCCTTGTTCGTCCAGGGAGAGTTCCAATACGTCGCGCCTGACGGCGTCACCTACCGCGTGACCTACACCGCCGACAAGGACGGCTTCCATCCCCTCGGCGACCACATTCCCCAGGCCTAAGCATTTACTTgaaaacttaatttatttatggaCGTTGTGATACATAAAGACGTATAATGCATTTGTAAtatatttgttaaataaatctaTTGTTACACTAAATGGTATACTTAATTTTGTCTAAgctaaattgtaattaaatacacataatattatgaactagacGTTTCGCGCGGcgtcgcccgcgtaaattagatattttacagacaaattagtacACAAAAAACCTATGAACCTTCACTTGCTCTACTTCTTATCTcacccaaataacagaaaaaaaactctagtagttcgtgagataagccctttcaaataatttccctcgttttttcccctatttcttcggtcctattagttttaacCTATagtctttctcgataaataggctatctaacactaaaagaatttttcaaataggaccagtagtccctgagattagcgcattcaaataagccctttcaactaatttcccccgttttctccatattttcctctatttcttcgctcttattagttttagcgtaataaaatataatagccttcctcggtaaatgggctatttacttcacgtggtctacttcttatctgtg encodes the following:
- the LOC121727063 gene encoding flexible cuticle protein 12-like, translated to MFDEDAALEPVHTAHCVSSALLRSSHVNTPSRFLSVVRHIVCVTTTQRAAAFIVLAVLVAAALAGPVNPNGEAVILRYDADNNAAEGGYQYLYETSNGILAHEEARSVDIGTEVQSLFVQGEFQYVAPDGVTYRVTYTADKDGFHPLGDHIPQA